In Candidatus Methylomirabilis limnetica, a single window of DNA contains:
- a CDS encoding ArsR/SmtB family transcription factor: protein MLSLMPKDLTRAARWFHALSDETRLQIIERLSDGEQCVCDLTDMLATTQSLLSFHLKTLKEAGILTDRREGRWVYYSLSLEAIEDLQRFIGSLKPRGRGLRVSSKRCD, encoded by the coding sequence ATGCTATCTCTGATGCCGAAAGATCTCACGCGCGCCGCACGCTGGTTTCACGCTCTCTCCGATGAAACGCGCTTGCAGATCATCGAACGTCTGAGTGACGGCGAGCAGTGCGTCTGCGACTTGACCGACATGCTGGCGACAACCCAGTCGTTGCTCTCCTTCCATCTCAAGACGCTCAAGGAGGCTGGAATTCTGACGGACAGGCGGGAGGGTCGATGGGTGTACTACTCGTTGAGCCTGGAGGCGATCGAGGATCTGCAGCGGTTTATTGGCTCGCTAAAGCCAAGGGGACGTGGGCTCCGCGTTTCATCGAAACGATGTGATTGA
- a CDS encoding ATP-binding protein, with the protein MIPGKLEQKLIATYLLLVAGIAVAVGLTVLTSPDTALVERLKESWLTLVIWGLLALAAAAVLGFLFARQVTQPILEMTTAAYRMAEGDFSCKMSAPSSDEIGQLGRALNLMAKRLEDRLAELEGERAKGAAILDSMVEGVVAVDGANRILFINASACRLLNAPSVAADGRPFLEVIRNKEMLDLLNHTLKEGAFAQQELQIFTPVQRVLQVHASALKGRERTSGAMLVLHDVTELRRLEMVRTEFVANVSHELRTPLTSIKGYLETLLEGGLEDREHARPFLEVIHKHTERLGRLLDDLLDLSNLELGKATLHWCPTSLAEVIESSMAIYGLQANKLGIDLRVVLPNNLPLVLADRDRLVQILINLLDNGLKFTPSGGTVTVTARLVSSFEFRVPSSEPKTRNSKLETASVSELVEIAVEDTGVGIPSQDLPRITERFYRVDRARSRDLGGTGLGLAIVKHLVKAHGGELAIESQLNQGTTVRFTLPIAPPDSEAT; encoded by the coding sequence GTGATCCCAGGCAAGCTTGAACAAAAGCTTATCGCCACGTACCTGCTCTTGGTGGCAGGCATCGCCGTCGCTGTCGGTCTCACCGTCCTTACATCACCGGATACCGCCCTAGTTGAGCGCCTGAAGGAGAGCTGGCTGACGCTGGTCATCTGGGGCCTGCTTGCTCTGGCTGCGGCGGCGGTTCTGGGCTTCCTCTTCGCCCGTCAGGTAACACAACCCATCCTGGAGATGACAACCGCCGCTTACCGCATGGCCGAAGGCGACTTCTCCTGCAAGATGTCCGCGCCCTCCTCCGATGAAATCGGCCAGTTGGGACGTGCCCTGAATCTCATGGCTAAACGGTTAGAGGATCGGCTCGCGGAGCTGGAGGGAGAGCGGGCCAAGGGGGCGGCCATCCTTGATAGCATGGTGGAAGGGGTGGTGGCGGTTGATGGAGCGAACCGCATCCTGTTCATCAATGCCAGCGCCTGTCGACTCCTCAACGCTCCATCCGTAGCGGCGGACGGCAGGCCCTTTCTCGAAGTGATCCGTAACAAGGAGATGCTAGATCTCTTGAATCACACGCTCAAGGAGGGGGCCTTCGCCCAGCAGGAGCTTCAGATCTTTACCCCAGTGCAGCGGGTTCTTCAAGTGCATGCCTCTGCCCTCAAGGGTCGGGAACGGACATCAGGCGCAATGCTGGTGCTGCATGATGTGACCGAGTTGCGCCGCCTGGAGATGGTTCGTACTGAGTTCGTGGCCAATGTCTCCCATGAACTGCGAACCCCCCTGACCTCGATCAAGGGGTACCTGGAGACACTCTTGGAAGGAGGGCTTGAGGATCGGGAGCATGCCCGTCCGTTCCTCGAAGTAATCCACAAGCATACCGAGCGGTTGGGCCGGCTCCTGGACGACCTGCTGGACCTCTCCAACCTGGAGTTAGGGAAGGCCACGCTCCACTGGTGCCCAACCAGCCTCGCGGAGGTGATAGAGAGTAGTATGGCCATCTACGGACTACAGGCAAACAAGCTGGGAATCGACCTGCGGGTGGTGTTGCCAAACAACCTGCCGCTTGTGCTGGCCGACCGTGACCGTCTGGTGCAAATCCTAATCAACCTGCTGGACAATGGCCTCAAGTTCACACCGAGTGGCGGCACCGTGACGGTCACCGCCAGACTGGTTTCGAGTTTCGAGTTTCGAGTCCCGAGTTCAGAACCCAAAACTCGAAACTCGAAACTCGAAACAGCGAGCGTGAGTGAGCTTGTGGAGATCGCGGTGGAAGACACTGGGGTCGGAATACCGTCGCAGGACCTGCCCAGAATCACAGAGCGGTTCTACCGGGTGGACAGGGCTCGCTCCAGGGATCTGGGCGGGACCGGACTCGGACTAGCCATCGTGAAGCACCTGGTCAAGGCGCACGGCGGTGAGCTAGCCATCGAAAGCCAATTAAACCAAGGGACCACAGTCCGCTTCACGCTCCCAATCGCCCCTCCCGATTCCGAGGCCACCTGA
- a CDS encoding winged helix-turn-helix domain-containing protein → MQLELKSKTWLEVDGKFIIGEHGIALLEAIDELGSIQQAARQLGWAYRHTWGYLKNMERNAGMPILLVRRGGKSGGGTQLTPQGRKLLRDYKRLQKTLRATIQQKSRLLFSY, encoded by the coding sequence ATGCAGCTTGAGCTGAAATCGAAGACTTGGCTGGAGGTTGATGGCAAGTTCATCATCGGGGAGCACGGCATCGCGCTCCTGGAGGCGATCGATGAACTTGGGTCGATCCAGCAGGCGGCGAGACAGCTCGGGTGGGCCTATCGGCACACTTGGGGGTATCTCAAGAATATGGAGCGGAACGCCGGCATGCCAATCCTGCTTGTCCGCCGAGGAGGGAAGTCAGGCGGTGGGACACAGCTCACGCCGCAAGGGCGCAAGCTGCTGCGGGACTACAAGCGATTACAGAAGACGTTGCGGGCAACCATACAACAGAAATCGCGGTTGCTATTCTCGTACTAA
- the modA gene encoding molybdate ABC transporter substrate-binding protein, with protein MLRGDRETIRLGWRLRDYATKGWLLGLLVLGAWFTIASAASKRELLVSAAISLKEPLQEIGVLFEQRHPEVKVVFNWGASGALQQQIEYGAPVDVYASAAAKQMDELEAKGLLLNETRRTLAANLVVLIRSSALRSDLTSFKDLTKPEVKLIAIGNPRTVPAGEYAQRILMSLGLWDSLQPKLILTGSVRQALAYVVRGEVDAAVVYATDAQSADRAVQVISAAPEGSHPPALYPIAVVKTSKQSQEARAFVDLALSEAGQQILRAHAFLPPPKALAR; from the coding sequence ATGCTGCGGGGGGATCGAGAGACAATCCGACTGGGGTGGCGCTTGCGTGATTATGCCACGAAGGGTTGGCTGTTAGGTCTCCTGGTGCTCGGTGCGTGGTTCACCATCGCATCTGCGGCGTCGAAGCGTGAGTTGTTGGTGTCCGCCGCGATCAGCCTGAAGGAGCCGCTGCAAGAAATTGGCGTACTGTTTGAACAACGCCACCCAGAGGTGAAGGTGGTTTTCAACTGGGGCGCGTCCGGCGCGTTGCAGCAGCAGATCGAGTATGGCGCGCCAGTCGACGTCTATGCCTCCGCCGCGGCGAAACAGATGGACGAACTCGAGGCCAAGGGCCTTCTCCTCAATGAAACCCGACGTACACTTGCTGCCAACCTGGTAGTCCTGATCAGATCTTCTGCTCTTCGATCCGATCTTACCTCCTTCAAAGATTTGACCAAACCTGAAGTCAAGCTGATCGCTATCGGCAATCCGCGGACCGTTCCCGCTGGAGAGTACGCGCAGAGGATCCTGATGAGTCTTGGGTTGTGGGATTCGCTGCAGCCGAAGCTAATCCTCACCGGGAGTGTTCGCCAGGCCCTGGCCTACGTCGTGAGAGGCGAGGTGGATGCCGCCGTGGTCTATGCCACCGACGCGCAGAGCGCTGATCGAGCGGTCCAGGTGATCTCCGCCGCGCCCGAGGGGAGTCATCCGCCTGCGCTGTATCCGATCGCCGTGGTCAAGACCTCGAAGCAAAGCCAAGAGGCCCGGGCCTTCGTCGATCTGGCGCTGAGCGAGGCGGGCCAGCAGATCCTGAGGGCCCATGCGTTCCTGCCACCACCCAAGGCTCTGGCCCGCTGA
- a CDS encoding ABC transporter permease produces the protein MELIWQGTKQAVLLLVHGDPEVLQIMLLSLQVSGTATLLSLLIGVPLGTVLALGRFPGRGIAISLVNTGMGLPPVVVGLFVSIFLWRSGPLGFLELLYTPTAMVLAQLALAAPVVTGLTVAAVQQLNPRLRMQLVGLGASRLQVVYLLLKEARLPLLAALMAGFGAVISEIGASMMVGGNIYRQTRVLTTATVLETSRGNFDMAIALSLLLMLLTFSVNVTLTWIQQRGRTP, from the coding sequence ATGGAGCTGATCTGGCAAGGCACCAAGCAGGCCGTCCTGCTGCTTGTTCACGGCGACCCGGAGGTCCTGCAGATTATGCTGCTTTCGCTGCAGGTCTCGGGGACCGCGACCCTGCTCAGCCTGCTGATAGGCGTCCCGCTTGGCACCGTCTTGGCCCTAGGCCGCTTTCCTGGACGGGGCATCGCCATCAGTCTGGTCAACACCGGGATGGGCTTGCCGCCGGTAGTGGTCGGCTTATTCGTGAGCATCTTCCTCTGGCGGAGCGGCCCGCTTGGCTTTCTGGAGTTGCTCTACACGCCAACTGCCATGGTCCTAGCTCAACTCGCCCTCGCCGCCCCGGTCGTCACTGGTCTCACGGTCGCCGCAGTTCAGCAGTTGAACCCGCGACTGCGCATGCAGCTTGTGGGACTCGGTGCATCGAGACTTCAGGTCGTGTACCTCCTCCTCAAAGAGGCGCGCCTGCCGCTCTTAGCTGCGCTGATGGCCGGCTTCGGTGCGGTCATCTCCGAGATCGGCGCCTCCATGATGGTGGGCGGCAACATCTACCGGCAGACGCGGGTGCTCACCACTGCCACTGTCTTAGAAACCAGCAGGGGAAATTTCGACATGGCGATCGCGCTTTCTCTCCTGCTGATGCTCCTGACCTTTAGCGTGAACGTGACTCTTACCTGGATCCAGCAACGTGGGCGGACACCGTGA
- a CDS encoding response regulator, translating to MKVLVVDDEKDITALVAYHLEREGFRVLQAHDGLQALELVKRERPHLLVLDLMLPHLSGLDVCRRLRKEPDTARLPILMLTAKAEETDKVLGLELGGDDYLTKPFGPRELVARVKALIRRSEETQEEEVFKVGSLEIDLGRYTVSIRKRAVELTSKEFDLLKALVLAKGRALTREFLLARVWGYERASEIESRTVDVHVRRLREKLGPEATRIVTVKNVGYRFDQDT from the coding sequence ATGAAAGTCCTGGTCGTGGACGATGAAAAAGACATTACCGCCCTGGTCGCGTACCATCTGGAGCGCGAGGGATTTCGTGTCCTTCAGGCGCATGATGGCCTCCAGGCATTAGAGCTGGTCAAGCGTGAGCGGCCACACCTGCTGGTCCTGGATCTGATGCTGCCGCATCTGAGCGGGTTGGATGTCTGCCGTCGGCTTCGCAAAGAACCCGACACCGCACGTCTACCGATCCTGATGCTTACCGCCAAGGCGGAGGAGACCGACAAGGTTCTAGGCCTTGAACTGGGCGGCGACGACTATCTCACCAAGCCGTTCGGACCGAGAGAACTGGTGGCGAGGGTCAAGGCCCTGATTCGCAGAAGCGAGGAGACTCAGGAGGAGGAGGTCTTCAAGGTGGGTAGCCTGGAGATTGATCTCGGCCGGTACACTGTCTCTATCCGGAAGCGAGCGGTGGAGCTAACAAGCAAGGAGTTCGACCTGTTAAAAGCCCTGGTCCTCGCCAAGGGACGCGCTCTGACGCGAGAGTTTCTTCTGGCCCGGGTCTGGGGATACGAGCGAGCCTCCGAGATAGAATCCCGCACCGTCGATGTCCATGTCCGGCGCCTCCGTGAAAAGCTGGGTCCAGAGGCCACGCGCATCGTCACCGTGAAGAACGTCGGCTATCGGTTCGATCAGGATACCTGA
- the moaC gene encoding cyclic pyranopterin monophosphate synthase MoaC produces MKRLTHVDRHGQARMVDISEKDETRREAVARGTVTMQPVTLRMIQKGRVPKGDVLAAARIAGVMAAKRVPDLIPLCHSLLLSSAEVEFTPVEEAGRLDIESRVKVTGRTGAEMEALAAVAMAALTVYDMCKAVDKEMVIGSIRLVAKTGGKSGVYRRLGENGAEG; encoded by the coding sequence ATGAAGCGGCTGACCCACGTCGACCGACATGGCCAGGCCCGCATGGTCGATATCAGCGAGAAGGATGAAACTAGGCGGGAGGCCGTAGCCAGGGGCACAGTCACCATGCAGCCCGTGACCCTTCGCATGATCCAGAAAGGGAGAGTCCCGAAGGGCGATGTCCTGGCCGCTGCCAGAATCGCCGGGGTCATGGCGGCAAAAAGGGTGCCTGACCTCATTCCGCTCTGCCATTCTCTCCTGCTCTCCAGCGCCGAGGTCGAGTTCACGCCGGTCGAGGAAGCCGGGCGCCTCGACATCGAATCACGGGTCAAGGTCACGGGACGAACCGGGGCAGAAATGGAGGCCCTCGCTGCTGTGGCTATGGCAGCCCTGACCGTCTATGACATGTGTAAGGCGGTGGACAAGGAGATGGTGATCGGCTCAATCCGTCTGGTCGCTAAAACAGGGGGGAAGAGTGGGGTGTATCGTCGGCTTGGCGAGAACGGAGCCGAGGGCTGA
- a CDS encoding substrate-binding domain-containing protein produces MGVMGERWLKNARKRFVVGLAALGILQIALICSVQAAGQIVILATTTSTQDSGLLDVVVPLFEKRTGYVVKTISVGTGQALALGGRGEADVVLVHAPEAEKKYLAEGTLVNRRLVMHNDFIVVGPKEDPAQIGGLKKASDALRRIGETKAAFVSRGDNSGTHQLERRLWKETGLDPNGDWYLQSGQGMGQTLAIASEKRAYTLTDRGTYVALKKRVQLEVLVERDKSLLNIYSVMEVNPARFPKVNAAGGKAFADFMISAETQAVIKTFGIEKFGEPLFFPDAGKREEELGS; encoded by the coding sequence ATGGGAGTCATGGGTGAGAGATGGCTGAAAAACGCTCGTAAGCGCTTTGTCGTAGGTCTGGCGGCGCTTGGCATTCTGCAGATCGCGTTGATCTGTAGCGTCCAGGCCGCAGGCCAGATTGTCATCCTGGCCACCACGACCAGCACGCAGGATTCGGGCCTGCTTGACGTTGTGGTCCCACTGTTTGAGAAGCGAACCGGCTATGTGGTAAAAACGATTTCTGTCGGAACCGGTCAGGCGCTTGCCTTGGGCGGTCGGGGTGAAGCCGATGTCGTCCTGGTTCATGCGCCTGAGGCTGAGAAGAAATACTTAGCCGAGGGGACGCTCGTCAACCGTCGGCTGGTCATGCACAACGATTTCATCGTCGTCGGCCCGAAGGAAGATCCTGCCCAGATCGGTGGCCTAAAGAAGGCGAGTGATGCGCTCCGTAGGATCGGCGAGACAAAGGCGGCGTTCGTTTCGCGCGGCGACAACTCTGGAACGCATCAACTCGAAAGACGCCTCTGGAAGGAGACGGGGTTAGACCCCAATGGCGACTGGTATCTACAATCGGGCCAGGGGATGGGACAGACCCTCGCAATCGCGTCAGAGAAGCGGGCCTATACCCTCACCGATCGCGGGACCTACGTGGCCTTGAAAAAGCGGGTCCAGCTTGAGGTTCTGGTGGAGCGGGACAAATCTCTCCTGAATATCTACTCGGTCATGGAGGTCAATCCTGCCAGGTTTCCCAAGGTGAATGCTGCGGGTGGGAAGGCGTTCGCGGACTTCATGATCTCGGCCGAGACCCAGGCTGTCATCAAGACGTTCGGCATCGAGAAGTTTGGTGAGCCGCTGTTCTTCCCGGATGCCGGCAAACGCGAGGAAGAACTTGGATCCTGA
- the modB gene encoding molybdate ABC transporter permease subunit yields MTLIPLSPLLLSLKIASLATVAALLLGTPIAWILARGRFPGRAVLEAIVVVPLILPPTVTGYYLLLLIGRRGLLGRILEEGLNIGLVFTWKAAVLASTIAALPLFIKAAQGAFEGIDRRIEDAGRTFKPALVVLCTITFPLAWRGILAGAILAFARAMGEFGITLMIAGSIPGRTQTLALAIYDSVQANQPQEANAMSILATATVLLILVLVGRMTKVKY; encoded by the coding sequence ATGACTCTTATCCCACTGTCTCCCCTGCTCCTGTCGTTGAAGATCGCGAGCCTCGCGACAGTGGCCGCGCTGCTCCTTGGCACCCCGATTGCGTGGATACTGGCGCGAGGCCGTTTTCCAGGCAGGGCAGTCCTGGAAGCGATCGTGGTGGTTCCGCTGATCTTGCCGCCTACCGTGACCGGCTACTACTTGCTACTGCTGATCGGCCGACGCGGGCTCCTGGGACGTATTCTGGAGGAGGGCCTGAACATCGGCCTCGTCTTTACGTGGAAGGCCGCCGTCCTCGCCTCGACCATCGCGGCGTTACCGCTGTTCATTAAAGCCGCTCAGGGTGCGTTTGAAGGGATCGACCGCCGAATCGAAGATGCGGGTCGAACATTCAAGCCTGCCTTGGTCGTGCTGTGCACCATCACTTTTCCCCTGGCGTGGCGGGGCATCTTGGCAGGGGCGATCCTGGCTTTTGCCAGGGCCATGGGAGAGTTCGGGATTACACTGATGATTGCCGGAAGTATCCCGGGGCGGACCCAGACGCTTGCCCTCGCGATTTACGACTCAGTCCAGGCAAATCAGCCGCAGGAGGCGAATGCCATGTCGATCCTGGCGACGGCCACCGTGCTGCTGATCCTCGTGCTGGTCGGACGGATGACGAAGGTCAAATACTGA
- a CDS encoding ABC transporter ATP-binding protein: MSGPILCIERVKVTYDGRLILDAPSFEVQEGQTLAVIGPNGAGKSTLLRLLGFLEHPTEGRVLFRGQPVQPYGNLLMVRRRMASVFQEPLLTDGTVEGNVALGLRLRRVDSTEVSRRVQESMATLGIGHLAKRRTRTLSGGEAQRVSLARALVLDPEVFLLDEPFAALDPPTREGLLVDLKAILDKRRITTIFVTHDRNEALALSDQVAVMIGGRVLQMDMPERVFAEPLNEDVARFVGIETILRGHVQSVSQGLATVEIPGWALEVAAPLTPGERVLVCLRPEEITLFPRGAILTTSSARNQLYGRVVRHLSAGPTYRVTIDCGVLIVAAVTRQSWEQLGLHDGADVVAAFKATAPHVIHCA, encoded by the coding sequence GTGAGCGGGCCGATACTCTGCATCGAGAGGGTCAAGGTCACATACGACGGCAGGCTCATCCTTGACGCGCCGTCATTTGAGGTCCAGGAGGGACAGACTCTGGCCGTCATCGGCCCAAACGGGGCCGGCAAATCGACGCTGCTTCGGCTCCTCGGATTTTTGGAACACCCCACTGAAGGGCGCGTCCTTTTCAGAGGTCAGCCCGTTCAGCCGTATGGCAATCTGCTGATGGTCCGCCGCCGCATGGCCAGTGTCTTTCAGGAGCCATTGCTGACTGATGGAACCGTTGAGGGAAACGTGGCGCTCGGGCTCAGGCTTCGACGCGTCGATTCTACCGAGGTGAGCAGGCGCGTTCAGGAGAGTATGGCCACCCTTGGCATTGGGCATCTGGCCAAACGGCGGACCCGAACTCTTTCGGGCGGCGAGGCTCAAAGGGTGAGCCTGGCGCGGGCCCTGGTCCTAGACCCGGAGGTCTTCCTGCTTGACGAGCCGTTCGCAGCCCTGGATCCTCCGACCCGCGAGGGGCTACTGGTTGATCTCAAGGCGATTCTCGACAAGAGACGGATCACCACGATCTTCGTGACGCACGATCGGAATGAGGCGTTGGCGCTGAGCGATCAGGTCGCCGTCATGATTGGTGGTCGGGTGCTGCAGATGGACATGCCGGAGCGAGTCTTTGCCGAGCCCCTCAACGAGGATGTGGCCCGTTTCGTCGGCATTGAAACGATCCTGAGGGGCCACGTGCAGTCCGTGAGCCAGGGGCTTGCCACCGTCGAGATCCCGGGGTGGGCCCTGGAAGTGGCAGCGCCATTGACACCGGGGGAGCGCGTGCTGGTCTGCCTCAGGCCGGAGGAGATCACGCTCTTCCCTCGCGGGGCGATCCTGACCACCTCCAGCGCGCGGAATCAGCTCTATGGACGGGTGGTCCGTCATCTGTCGGCCGGCCCCACCTACCGGGTGACGATCGACTGCGGTGTCCTGATCGTGGCGGCAGTTACCCGGCAGTCGTGGGAGCAACTCGGCCTGCACGACGGAGCCGACGTTGTTGCCGCCTTCAAGGCAACCGCTCCCCATGTCATCCACTGCGCCTGA
- a CDS encoding porin has product MVQKRSWWIRTIVVGSALLLAPVGAWADKLMELEQVFETQQKSLQQLQQEMHRLRQDRTAQQTEIDRRVMEVEKKAADAAASSLLTGYEPGKGFFLKSADGQFNLSLRGYVQSWMQVEGARGEEGFPGVVDGQDVTAAGLARHEPSTFRMRRARIIVSGKIFNDFSFYIEPELTSGSIGTRLEAGWVSYTYAPWAKATFGQYKARFGLEMLTASTDLDFAERAVVARSLSPDWQLGATVEGNLKLATLPVYYGVGIYNGCGRVDQIGCAIDNDGNKEFTGRVAVSPPMPFGTLTIGLNADHRTFRIVRGNGATDANTVTRVVGGFENFNPVGPTGVRLAGNGVGGTQNGFRINGNRVTGGGDIVFDFYPFVIKGEYAYASQERDELDVGGTNLDNLIMHGGYGSIGYWIFGNKRNGLLANGRYEHLRVDDNEGAFTAPDSATNERPMELRSGTLGLTWYVNPSVKLRGNYIMTDLRPGRNAVGMSNSTHGELAHQGIAELLIQF; this is encoded by the coding sequence ATGGTTCAAAAAAGAAGTTGGTGGATTCGTACAATCGTCGTAGGCAGCGCCTTGCTGCTCGCCCCTGTGGGGGCGTGGGCCGACAAGCTCATGGAGCTCGAGCAGGTATTTGAGACGCAGCAGAAGTCGCTGCAGCAGTTGCAGCAGGAGATGCACCGCCTGCGGCAAGACCGGACCGCGCAACAGACAGAGATCGACAGGCGCGTGATGGAGGTGGAGAAGAAGGCCGCAGATGCCGCAGCCTCGTCACTGCTCACCGGGTATGAGCCCGGAAAAGGGTTCTTCCTGAAGTCAGCCGATGGCCAGTTCAATCTGAGCCTGCGCGGGTACGTCCAGAGTTGGATGCAAGTTGAAGGGGCGCGAGGGGAAGAAGGTTTCCCTGGTGTCGTTGATGGTCAGGATGTGACGGCAGCAGGGCTGGCACGGCACGAACCGAGTACATTTCGGATGCGTCGCGCCCGGATCATCGTGAGCGGCAAGATCTTCAACGACTTCAGCTTCTACATCGAGCCGGAGCTTACGAGCGGCTCCATCGGCACACGCCTCGAAGCTGGCTGGGTCAGCTACACGTACGCCCCGTGGGCAAAGGCTACCTTTGGGCAGTACAAGGCCAGGTTCGGCCTCGAAATGCTCACCGCCTCTACCGACCTGGACTTCGCCGAGCGGGCAGTCGTTGCCAGGTCGCTCTCCCCGGACTGGCAACTTGGCGCCACCGTCGAGGGCAATCTGAAACTCGCCACCCTACCTGTCTACTATGGGGTGGGGATCTATAACGGCTGCGGTCGAGTCGATCAGATTGGTTGCGCCATCGACAACGACGGGAATAAGGAGTTCACCGGTCGAGTGGCCGTGTCCCCCCCGATGCCCTTCGGGACTCTCACCATCGGGCTGAATGCCGATCACCGCACCTTCCGGATCGTGAGGGGTAACGGCGCGACCGATGCCAACACGGTGACGAGGGTCGTTGGCGGCTTTGAGAACTTCAACCCGGTTGGTCCGACCGGGGTCAGGCTGGCCGGCAACGGCGTCGGCGGGACCCAGAACGGCTTCCGGATCAACGGCAACCGAGTCACTGGCGGCGGCGATATCGTGTTCGACTTCTATCCGTTTGTAATCAAGGGGGAGTACGCCTACGCCTCCCAGGAGCGTGACGAATTGGATGTTGGCGGCACGAATCTCGATAACCTCATCATGCATGGTGGGTATGGGTCGATCGGCTACTGGATCTTCGGCAATAAGCGCAATGGCCTGTTAGCCAACGGCCGCTACGAGCACCTGCGCGTCGATGATAACGAGGGCGCATTTACTGCGCCTGACTCGGCCACAAACGAGAGGCCGATGGAGCTGCGCTCTGGAACCCTTGGTCTGACCTGGTACGTCAACCCCAGCGTCAAGCTGCGGGGGAACTACATCATGACCGACCTCAGGCCAGGCCGTAATGCCGTCGGCATGAGCAACAGCACACACGGCGAACTCGCGCATCAAGGGATCGCCGAGCTGCTGATCCAATTCTAA
- a CDS encoding ABC transporter ATP-binding protein → MLELALDRRFKGFHLQTHLQIGDEIAALYGPSGSGKSLTLLAIAGLIRPTSGTIRINGRTVFDAKAGINLAPHQRRVGLVFQEYALFPHKTVSGNLSFGLARGVPTHEAASRVDEMLQLLRLQSFAQHYPHQISGGQRQRVALGRALIGHPEILLLDEPFSALDLAIRETLRQELLQMLADYKGTILLVTHNLQEAYLMASTIAIIDGGKILQMGTREEVLHQPRTRRVAEHTGAKNILRGVACRDPDGALDIVWRGHHLRADGPAPSAPGEVECCIRPEDVRLVWPERPGRRENLLRGRIVHELGRGLDFLLFVSLTDESDRGKYDLEIQVRSRLHHLMALHVGKEVWLSLPPDRLHLLQPDE, encoded by the coding sequence ATGCTTGAACTCGCGCTTGACAGACGATTTAAGGGATTCCATCTCCAGACGCATCTTCAGATCGGCGATGAAATCGCCGCTCTGTATGGCCCATCCGGTTCGGGCAAGAGTCTCACGCTCCTGGCCATTGCCGGCCTGATCAGACCGACTTCCGGAACGATTCGCATCAACGGTCGGACTGTCTTTGACGCGAAGGCCGGCATCAATCTTGCGCCGCATCAGCGGCGGGTTGGCCTCGTGTTCCAGGAGTATGCTCTCTTCCCGCATAAGACAGTGTCAGGGAATCTCTCATTTGGGCTGGCTCGAGGGGTTCCCACACATGAAGCAGCCTCCAGGGTTGACGAGATGCTTCAACTGCTGCGGCTCCAGTCATTCGCACAGCATTATCCGCATCAGATCTCAGGCGGACAGCGGCAACGCGTGGCCTTGGGGCGTGCCCTGATCGGTCACCCTGAGATCCTACTGCTGGACGAGCCGTTCTCCGCCCTTGATCTGGCTATCCGAGAGACCCTCCGACAGGAGTTGCTCCAGATGCTGGCTGACTACAAGGGCACGATCCTGCTTGTGACCCATAATCTTCAAGAGGCGTATCTCATGGCCTCCACCATCGCCATCATTGACGGCGGCAAGATTCTCCAGATGGGAACTCGAGAAGAGGTACTCCATCAACCACGGACCCGGCGCGTGGCCGAGCATACCGGCGCGAAGAACATCTTGCGAGGTGTTGCCTGCCGCGACCCAGACGGCGCCTTGGACATCGTCTGGCGAGGGCATCATCTGCGGGCCGATGGCCCGGCGCCGTCGGCCCCTGGGGAGGTGGAATGCTGCATCCGACCGGAGGATGTCAGACTGGTATGGCCGGAAAGGCCGGGGCGGCGTGAGAACCTCCTGCGCGGCCGAATCGTCCACGAACTTGGGCGCGGTCTTGACTTTCTGCTCTTTGTCAGCCTCACCGATGAGAGCGATCGCGGGAAGTATGACCTGGAAATCCAGGTCCGAAGCCGCCTCCACCACTTGATGGCGCTGCATGTGGGAAAAGAGGTGTGGCTGTCGTTGCCACCAGACCGCTTACACCTGCTCCAGCCTGACGAGTGA
- a CDS encoding TOBE domain-containing protein, producing MEMSARNQLPGTIKKVTVGAVMAEVIMQVGDQELAAAITSGSVKRMKLKVGDRVFAVIKATEVMIAKE from the coding sequence ATGGAAATGAGCGCACGGAATCAATTGCCTGGGACTATTAAGAAGGTCACAGTCGGAGCCGTGATGGCTGAGGTGATCATGCAAGTGGGGGATCAAGAGCTGGCCGCAGCTATCACCAGCGGCTCGGTCAAGCGAATGAAATTGAAAGTGGGTGATAGGGTCTTCGCCGTCATCAAAGCCACCGAAGTCATGATCGCCAAGGAGTAG